DNA from Megalopta genalis isolate 19385.01 chromosome 15, iyMegGena1_principal, whole genome shotgun sequence:
GAAATGGAattgttttattttaaatacaGCGATGATGATGCTGATCATAATAGAATCATCCACTGCCTTTTGTCATGTTGTATTTTCAAATAATCGGTAGTCCTGTGAGAGCGATTTTAAGCAATGCACAAATACGtataaaaaaattttgtaaataataaaaatggcatttTCATTTCGCGTTGGCACCAAATGGTGTCATGATTTTCCAAAGTTGGCCAGGGAATCTGGATTCTATTTTAAAATGCACAAATCCAGAATTAGAGTAGACTGGAATCGTATAAGTATGTAATGTTTACACTGTTTACATGAGTACAGTGCATActtaatttatttgaattttaatAAGGATATGATTCTAGGTAACATAGACATAGATCGCATTATAAGAGACAGAGATTTTTATGTGATTGATGATAATATAAACAGTGTAATAGATTATTCCTTAGAAAGTGAATACGACGTTAAGATTTTGGATCCTAGTTTTGTAAAACTCTTCCAGCTTGCACAATTAGCTGttgaatatttattgtattgCAAAGAATATTTAGATCACAGTGTAGTAATATTGAAAGATGAACTGAGATCAAAGATAGAAGAGaatgtaaaattaaagaaagaagTTGAAACTTTAGAGGAAGTGATAAAGCACTTGAAAGAAAAGGCAAAGGATAGGAGTAAGTTAATAGAAACTAAGCTTGGAGATAGTAGTGGTGAAATTTTTAAGGTAATAACATTATTTTGTCTGCTATCTTGACAtaatttttatatgtataataaagttCAATCTTTTTTCTAGTGCCCACACTGCCCAAAAGCATTCATATCTTCAATGTTTTTAAGTGGTCACATCTTAAAAAGACATGCATATATGTCTGACATGTGCATGACTTCATCTCCTATACATGATCATTATCGTAGTGAAACAGAAAAATTACACAATGAGATCAAAAACTTAAAAGAAAGACTGAATGAGACAGAGAAGGTAATAAGAAACGAATCTGAAAAGGTTTCTGAGAAGAAAAAAGTTATAGACTATGATAGAAGACTATCTGAAAGTGGagttgaaaatattaaatatgataATAAACCTGAAGAAAATCAAGGGTATAAGGAATACCAAGAAGAAATAAGAAGTTTGAAAACTATGTTCTTTGATGAAATACATGTAAGTATAATACAGAcataatttgtaatattatgTATCATTTAATGAACGAATATTTCTTAACAGAACTTAAGACAGAAAGAGAAGATACTTTCTGAGAAAACAACAGAAACAAATGTTCGTACACTGATGAATCAGCaagaaaaagaatttcaaaaacTACGAAATCAGTTGTTTGAAAGAGTAAGTGAATGTTGCTTTTTAAGATTTATTCAAACAACTAATTTCTTGCATTATATTTTCACAGTTAACTCCAGATATAGAAAGTGTGCAAACAAAATTACAGGCACAGGAAAATTATTGGAAATCCAAGATTGAACAGCTAGAAACTCAACATCATAAAGATGTTGAGAGACTCACAATGGAATTAAAACAgacacaaaaaacagctgatAATATAAGAACTGAGTATGAGTCTAAAGTCAACGATTTAGAACGTCAAACTGCGAATCAATCGAATATGTTAACTGAACAAAGCAAACAAATACATTCTTTGTCGAATGAACTAAGTATTTCACAATTCAATGAAAAAAATAGATATTCTGAAGAGTTATCAGGTGGATATGATCAATCTACAATGTCCAATCAATTCAGAATAAATGTAAAAGAATcagaaaaacgtgatttcaaACAGGCAGATCGTGTAGATATGGAAACAGAGCAAATAATTGTAGAAGACTTTGAAGATACATTAAGTCCACAGTTGCAAAGAAAAGTAATTCCAGTAATACCACAAAATAAATTTCTAAAAACTGTTCAGCCAGTGCCATCTGAAAACAAAGAGATTACATATGAAGACAAAACAGgtgttaaacaaaaaaatacaaaattaatgaaatacGAAAAAGTAGATGATAAGAAGATCGCGGGTAAAGATTTAAAAGGTTCTACTTCAAGCGATGAATCGCTGTCTGAAGACTCTGAATCAGAAAAAGTAATTAATAATGACATAAAGCACAAAAACCAAAACAAAAAAGATCAGTTTATTATAAAATCCGAGTTGAATGATTCTGGAACGAAAAAATTGGAAGATATGTTTGACAGAAGTAtatgtaatagatttttatctAGCACAAAAAATAGTAAACAATCAGAAATGCCAAAAGAAGATCTAAGTTCTGAAATGGATTCAGAGTTAGTCACTTCTGATTCAACAACACAATCTGAATCAGAAAGTATTACTGTGGTTAACAATAAATCTCCAGTAAATAATCGTAGATCAAGTCCTCTTCATTCGAAAGCTAAAAAGACAATGCAACATAATGTGTCCCTTACAAAATTGAGGGCAAATTTACTAGATACATTTGAACAAAAGTTAAGAGATGTAGGAATAGATCCGGAATGGCAAGGAATACCAAAGGCtacatttaaacaaaaaatgGATATTTTGAAACATCATCAAAAGATTGCAACGAAAGTAATATAAacgttttataaaataataataaatcgtaaaataaataattcttcATATAATTTGTCATATTAACTCTATTTCAGAGAATACCAAAATATCATGAAATTAAATCGAAAGCAATTGAGAAAATTCTCAAGGAAATCTCTAAGGAAGGAAAAAGCACAGAACATTTTAAACAttcgaaaaaagcgattttagCTAAATTCGAACGTAACGCTAAATCAACACCAATAAAGGCATTAAAGGATAAGAAAAATTctggtaattaattaattttgtgaaataattaattttttttgaACACTGTAGATAGTATGGGCATATTTTTTCAGAATCTCCTGTTTCTACTTTACAAACACAGGATATTCCAAAATCATATTCTTCTCTAGAAAGTGATGAGTCTATTAGAAATGAAAGTGAAAATGAATTATTGTCTATAAAATCTTCAAAGATTTCAAGTTACGAAAACATGGAACAGCCAGTAAAAGTATCTTCAAGTTTTATAAAATCAGAAGACAATACTCTGCAACTACAAGATTGTTTGAGTAGAAGAAGAGCTCTGTTTGAGTCTGAACAGAATCAAAGAAGAGACAGTAAAAATATGTTAGACGTCAGTTCCATTCAAAATGAAGATATCGATAATTCGAATATGCACCTAGAGTCACAAAACATTTCTATATCTCCAAAACATAGTAAAAGTGTTTTGAAATCTGCAAACGGATCATCAAATagtttaataaaaaagaaagttaATTTCGATTTGGCAGATGAAATAGACTCAAAACCTTCGCTAAATTATGGTAATAAAAAAGACCAGGTAAATGAGAGAAGCTGGGATATCTTAAGGTACATAAACAATCTCCTTccaagattttttaaaaataattataataaaaattgatctatAACTTTTTATTCATATAGTGTTTTTGATGATCAAAGACACTTATCAGACAGAGAAAGCTCCAAGAACACAAGTAATATAGTGCTGAAAACGACCCAAAGTGATAAAATTGCTAAAATATCAAGAAAACTTGAAGAACAGGTAATTTATATAATGTATTTAATCCTGagtaaaaaatttaaaaataaaatttatttcagtTAAGCTTGGTAAGACAAAAGCCTGTCGGATCAgtcgaaacaatattttcttcaaaatatatgCAAGATAAACAAAATCAAGATAATGATACTCAACAAATGAGTATTTCTTCAAGTATAAGTTCATTTGTAGACAGTTCAATTAAAGTGTCAACATCTGGTtctaaattaaatgatttaatacCGCGACCAGCTCCAcgtaatttaaaagaaaaatcatCTAACACATTATATGTGGAATCAATAACAGACATTTCAGATTTAGATGCTCAAATTAACGACAtcttaaaattagaataaacaTTGGTAAATCAATGTTCTTCAATCCAAAGAGTTCATGAAGAATCAGTACGAAATAGTACCttgataataattacaataatgttgatcattttatttaattactcTAGTCTTTGCTACCAAAGAGACAATTATTGTGTCaatgattattatatttattctaaCAAACACTTTTGTAcaggaaataaatgaaataatacatttaattaCCGTGGTTTATAAATCATACCTGTACcttttttcattaatatttattagtTTATACCGTAAATATGACTGTTTATTAACTTATTAACAACAATATGGCGATTTCTGactttcaattcaaattcaatgGAACGTCAAATTAAAGGATATAATACCGACACCTAGCAGGAAGAATATGATACTAAATTTCGATCAGCTTGATCATTTTCCCGTAAATGTCGCTATAAGTCTGTGAGACAACCAATAACCAAGGTTACTGGTTACTGGTTATACGATTGAAAACAATATTCCCAAGCAAACTAACCAATTTTGCTTTCGTACTTACATACAGTAAAATGTTCTTCAAAGGATGGCATAGGAGTTATTAAGAAACATTTACTCTTGACAATCTATTTGACAAGAGAAGAAGACTATGACAAGTGCGCGTTATCAGGCTATTGAGGCACACAATATTCTAGTTGCATGCGCGTTCAGGATAACAATTGTAACTTCATATTCAAGCTAATTCTTTCGAAAGATATACAAGATTATATCGCGATACAATACTTTTTAGATGTCGCAGTTTTCCCAGATCTGACTCTTTTCATTTCTATCCATTGTGCACAACCGAGTGCGCAATCGCGTGAATGCGTCGCCTAGTGCCTGAGCGGCGAACCACAGGACGAGCACGCGAGACGCCATATTGAGCGAATGTTGATTGAATGTGGTTTAGGTGTTTACGCGGTTCCAAGTAAAACCCGTGGAAAACCGTATCGATTGCCGTGTGGCCCGGTTCGAGTGCTCGCGAACGATCCACTTGGTGTACCAGTTGCACCACGCGGTGATAGAATGAGCGGCAGCGACGGTGAAGACGGTCAATGCAATAGGACGAGAGAAAGCAACGTAGTAGCGATGGGTGACGTTCTCGCTAAGAAACACGCAGACGATGTACCTTGCGATACCCGCACCGTTGTAGACGACGATCAAACGCGGCAGG
Protein-coding regions in this window:
- the DZIP1 gene encoding DAZ interacting zinc finger protein 1 gives rise to the protein MAFSFRVGTKWCHDFPKLARESGFYFKMHKSRIRVDWNRISNIDIDRIIRDRDFYVIDDNINSVIDYSLESEYDVKILDPSFVKLFQLAQLAVEYLLYCKEYLDHSVVILKDELRSKIEENVKLKKEVETLEEVIKHLKEKAKDRSKLIETKLGDSSGEIFKCPHCPKAFISSMFLSGHILKRHAYMSDMCMTSSPIHDHYRSETEKLHNEIKNLKERLNETEKVIRNESEKVSEKKKVIDYDRRLSESGVENIKYDNKPEENQGYKEYQEEIRSLKTMFFDEIHNLRQKEKILSEKTTETNVRTLMNQQEKEFQKLRNQLFERLTPDIESVQTKLQAQENYWKSKIEQLETQHHKDVERLTMELKQTQKTADNIRTEYESKVNDLERQTANQSNMLTEQSKQIHSLSNELSISQFNEKNRYSEELSGGYDQSTMSNQFRINVKESEKRDFKQADRVDMETEQIIVEDFEDTLSPQLQRKVIPVIPQNKFLKTVQPVPSENKEITYEDKTGVKQKNTKLMKYEKVDDKKIAGKDLKGSTSSDESLSEDSESEKVINNDIKHKNQNKKDQFIIKSELNDSGTKKLEDMFDRSICNRFLSSTKNSKQSEMPKEDLSSEMDSELVTSDSTTQSESESITVVNNKSPVNNRRSSPLHSKAKKTMQHNVSLTKLRANLLDTFEQKLRDVGIDPEWQGIPKATFKQKMDILKHHQKIATKRIPKYHEIKSKAIEKILKEISKEGKSTEHFKHSKKAILAKFERNAKSTPIKALKDKKNSESPVSTLQTQDIPKSYSSLESDESIRNESENELLSIKSSKISSYENMEQPVKVSSSFIKSEDNTLQLQDCLSRRRALFESEQNQRRDSKNMLDVSSIQNEDIDNSNMHLESQNISISPKHSKSVLKSANGSSNSLIKKKVNFDLADEIDSKPSLNYGNKKDQVNERSWDILSVFDDQRHLSDRESSKNTSNIVLKTTQSDKIAKISRKLEEQLSLVRQKPVGSVETIFSSKYMQDKQNQDNDTQQMSISSSISSFVDSSIKVSTSGSKLNDLIPRPAPRNLKEKSSNTLYVESITDISDLDAQINDILKLE